The DNA segment CCACTACGGACTCTGAAAAGAACGGCATAACCCTCGGATTGCATGCCTGCGCCATGACCGCGACGACCACGCCTCCGGTGGGCATGACACTCAATGAGAGCGCCCTGCTCTCGACAGCCCGTTGCAAATCATGACACCTTCGACAAACCCGACACTTCCACTACGCAGACAATGAATCCACTTTCGAAAATCCTCTGGGGCGAAGGCCTGTTCCTGCGGCCCCAGCATTTCCAGCGCCAGGACCTCTATCACGAGACGCGCCTGACCGAGTTCAGCCGTGCGGCGCATCCGTACCTGTGGGGCATTCGCTCACTGAAAATCGATACCGACGCTTTGGCCTCCGGCATACTTCGCGTGACCGACCTGGGCGCCATCCTGCCCGACGGCGAACTGGTGAACGCGCCCGGCAGCGATGAATTGCCGCCGCCAGTCAACCTGGCCGAGATTGAGAACATAGGCAATGGCCTGATTTTTTATGTTGCCCTGCCTTACCTGCGCGATTTTGGGCCGAATTTTTCCACACAGCGGGAAACTGCCGGGCAGGTGCTGCGCTACTACCAGCAGGAAGAAGTTGCGCCGGACCTGTACACCAATGCCATCGAATCGGAAGTCTCGGTACTGAAGAAATCGCTGCGCCTGATGTCGGAACGCGACAACCGCGAGCAGACCATCTCAATTCCTGTAGCACGCGTGCGCTCCAACAGTTCCGGCGGCTTTGAACTGGACCAAGGATTCGTACCGCCGTCCTTGTCGATCAAGGCAGCGCCGCACATTTTCCTGATGGTGCGGCGGCTCATGGAAATCCTGCAAGCCAAGGCGCAGGCCCTGTACGGCTACCATCGCGAGCCGTCGCAAAACATCGTCGAATTCCGCTCGGGAGATATCGCCTCCTTCTGGCTGCTGCATACGGTCAATACCGCTTGCGCTTCACTGCAGCATCTTTACCATCATCCTGGCCTGCACCCGGAACGTCTTTTCCATGAACTTCTGACGCTGGCCGGTCAACTGCTGACGTTTTCCAAGGCATATACGCTGGCTGACCTGCCGGTCTATAACCACGCCAGTCCCGGCCCGGAATTCTTCAAGCTCGACCAGATCATCCGCGAGCTGATCGAGACCGTCATTTCGGCGCGCTACTTCAATATTGCGCTTACTGAAACCAAGCCCGCATTCCATCTGGGGCGCATCGATTCGGAAAAAGTCACCAGCAATGCGGCGTTCTATATTTCAGTCGCCGCCGACATGCCGCCTGCGGAACTGGTCGAGGCCGTGCCGCAACGGATCAAGATTGGCGCACCTGACGACGTCGAAAAAATCGTCTCCTCGGCGATGCCTGGCGTGCGCCTGATGGCCGCGCCCCAGGTTCCGGCCTCGATTCCGGTGCGCCCTGGCTGCTACTATTTTTCGGTGGAACCGCACGGCCCGCTGTATGAACGCATGGTCGCTGCCCATGCCATCATGATTTATGTTCCCGCCGTCTTCAAGAACATCAACCTCGAACTGATCGCCGTCACCCAATGAAAATCAATACCATTGCGCCCTCACTGTTTGCCGAAGGCACCCCGCTGCGCCCGGATTCCAGCCACGCCAAGGGCTCCCTGGTCGACATGCTGCACGACGGTTTCTACCTCTTGCTGCTGTTAAAAAACCGCTACGTACCGCGTGACGCCGCCCAGTTCGCGGCACAGGTACGCCGCCTGCTCGATAGCTTCGAGCGCTCCGCCCGGCAGAGAAATGTCTCGGTCGATGATATCTACGCGGCCAAATATGCCTTCTGCGCGGCCGTCGATGAAACCATCCTGTCGATCGACTCTCCCATCCGCGACGAATGGGAACGCTCGCCGCTGCAGCTGATCCTCTTCGGCGACCAGCTGGCCGGCGAACATTTCTACAGCGAGCTCGAGACGGTCCGGCACCGCGGCGCTGCCAGCGTGGAGACGCTTGAAGTTTTTTACATGTGCCTGCTGACTGGCTTCCAGGGAAAGTACATGCTGGAGAGTAAAGAAAAGCTGAATTACCTGATTGCCACACTGGACAAGGAAATTGCCCACCTGAAAGGCAAGCGGGCGCAGTTTGCACCGCACTGGAAATCCCCGGACAGCATCAAACACCTGATGCGCGCGGAGATCCCGCTGTGGATCGTCGGCGCCGCGTTCGCCCTGTTCGCCGTGGCGATTTACGCCACACTCAACTGGTCCCTGGCGCAGCACACCAACACCACGCTCGGAGACTACTTTGACATCATCAAACTGGCGCCCAAAGTCGCCAACATCACGATCAGTCTGCCCTGACTTGCATTGACCTGACCAGTAGCGCATCGTTTCCACCTTACTTACGCGGAGCCGCAAGAGATGCCAGACGATTCCGGTTTAGCTATATCGCAGCGGCCTGCCGGCCACACCGGCTTGACCGGCTCGGGCCGCCACGCATTCCTGCAAAGCCTGTCCCAGAATGACCGATTATTGACGCTTGAAACACCGCTGGACGCGGCCGCCTTGCTGGTCGAGCGCTTTTCCGGGCGCGAGGGCATGTCGGAACTGTTTCGCTTCGAACTCGATTGTCTGTCCACCTCGGCCGATTTCGAACTCAAGGCGCTGACCGATCAGGAAGTGACATTGCGCCTGTTGCGCGCCGACGGCACCACGCGCGCTTTCCACGGCATGGTTACGTCTTCGCTGCAGCTGGGCAGTGACGGCGCGCTGACGCGCTACCGCCTGACGCTGGCGCCATGGATGTCGCGATTGACGCAGCGGCGCGACAACTACGCCTTCCA comes from the Janthinobacterium sp. 17J80-10 genome and includes:
- the tssK gene encoding type VI secretion system baseplate subunit TssK, whose amino-acid sequence is MNPLSKILWGEGLFLRPQHFQRQDLYHETRLTEFSRAAHPYLWGIRSLKIDTDALASGILRVTDLGAILPDGELVNAPGSDELPPPVNLAEIENIGNGLIFYVALPYLRDFGPNFSTQRETAGQVLRYYQQEEVAPDLYTNAIESEVSVLKKSLRLMSERDNREQTISIPVARVRSNSSGGFELDQGFVPPSLSIKAAPHIFLMVRRLMEILQAKAQALYGYHREPSQNIVEFRSGDIASFWLLHTVNTACASLQHLYHHPGLHPERLFHELLTLAGQLLTFSKAYTLADLPVYNHASPGPEFFKLDQIIRELIETVISARYFNIALTETKPAFHLGRIDSEKVTSNAAFYISVAADMPPAELVEAVPQRIKIGAPDDVEKIVSSAMPGVRLMAAPQVPASIPVRPGCYYFSVEPHGPLYERMVAAHAIMIYVPAVFKNINLELIAVTQ
- the icmH gene encoding type IVB secretion system protein IcmH/DotU, which produces MKINTIAPSLFAEGTPLRPDSSHAKGSLVDMLHDGFYLLLLLKNRYVPRDAAQFAAQVRRLLDSFERSARQRNVSVDDIYAAKYAFCAAVDETILSIDSPIRDEWERSPLQLILFGDQLAGEHFYSELETVRHRGAASVETLEVFYMCLLTGFQGKYMLESKEKLNYLIATLDKEIAHLKGKRAQFAPHWKSPDSIKHLMRAEIPLWIVGAAFALFAVAIYATLNWSLAQHTNTTLGDYFDIIKLAPKVANITISLP